The nucleotide sequence AAGAGAAAGTGACGAGGCCATGGCAACCGACTACGATGCCCCGCGCAAGAACGACGACGAGCCCGAAGCCGACTCGATCGAGGAACTCACCGCGCGTCAGAAGGATCAGTCCTCGGAGGCGATCGAGGAGGACGAGAACGAAGTCGCCGAGGGATTCGAGCTGCCCGGGGCGGACCTGTCCCGTGAAGAACTCAGTGTGCACGTCGTCCCGCAGCTCGAGGACGAGTTCACCTGCTCGGAGTGCTTCCTGGTGCACCACCGCTCCTCACTCGCCTATGTAGACGAGCAGACCGGCCTGCCGGTGTGCACGGACTGCGCCGGCTGACGGGGCCGACACACAGGCAGATCGAGAGGAGGAGAACCAGCATGGGCCTTTTCTCCCGCCGTCACCGTGACGACGGCATAGACGACGCCAGAGACGACGGCAGGGACGACGCAGCTGACGTCGCCGTCGGCCCGGGCGAGTCCACGCCGAGCAAGCCGGAGGATGTTGGCGTCGGCCCCTGGGATGCCGCCGACGCCCCGGACGAGACCGCCTTCGCCGGACTCGTTGATCTGGGCGCCCTGCGCGTGCCAGCCGTCGACGGCATGCAGATCCGCATGGAGCGCGCAGGACAGGGAGGCGAGGCCTCCGCAGTCGTCCTCATCCTGGGCGGCTCAACCATGGAGCTGCGCGCCTTCGCCGCTCCCCGCACCGCCGGCATCTGGGATGAGCTGCGCGCGGACATCACGGCACAGCTGACCCGCGCGAAGGCCACCTTCGAGCTGGTGGAGGGCGACTACGGCACCGAGATCATCGCGCAGCTCCCGGTGCGTACGCCGGAGGGCCGCACCGGGACCATGGCCGCCCGCTTCATCGGCGTCGACGGCCCGCGCTGGTTCCTGCGCGGCGTCCTCCAAGGGCGCGCAGCCACCGACCCCGACGCCGCCAGACAGCTACGTGAGGTCTTCGCAGGCACCGTGGTTGTGCGCGACGGCGTCGCCCGCCCGCCGCGCGAGATCCTGCCCCTACATGCCCCGGGCGCGACTGCGGCGCCCGAGGCCGAGGAACTGCCGGGACTGGACCCGCTGCAGCCAGGCCCCACCATCGCCGAGGTGCGATGAGCCGGCGCAGCGGGACGGTACGCGTCGCACGCCTGTTCAAGCGCCTGCGTCCCGCGCGCCGCCCCCGCCTGGACTCGGGCGCAGCCGCAGCCGTCGGCGCGCACGCCCCGTCCACGCGCCCCGGCGACATCCTGATCAAGGACCTGGCGCCCCGTCGGCGCGCCCACGTGTCCGGTGTGCTGCGGGCGGTCACCTACCGGCCTGCCTCTGCCAAGCCGGTGCTCGTCGGCCAGCTCGACGACGGCACCGGCGTGGTAAACCTGATCTGGATCGGTCGGCGCGCCATCGTCGGCATTGAGCCGGGCGCACGGCTGCGGGCCGAGGGCATGGTCGTATCCGGGCGCACCCGTCCAAGTATTTATAACCCGCTTTACGAGCTCCTCGGGGAGGACATATGACCGAGCGCCCCGCCGCGGCGGCACCGCCCGCCCGCGATGACGGGCGCAGCGGACTCGGCGCGCTGGACGCAGACCGCTTCGACGCGGCCGCAGCCGTCGGCGGGTGGCGCGGCATTCTGGAGTCCGCCGTGCCCACACTCGTGTTCATCTGCGTACTGGCAGCGCGCCCTCAGGCACTGGTGCCGGCACTGCTGGCGTCACTGGCGGTAAGCGCCCTCGCCCTGCTGGCCCGGCTACGCGGCCGCCAGCCGCTGACCCAGGTGCTCGGCGGTGCCGCCCTGGCGGCCATCAGCGCACTGTGGGCGTGGCGGACCGGAAGCGCCACGAACTTCTACGCCACCGGACTGGTTATCAATGCGCTGTGGCTGGCGGCCACCGGTGGCTCACTCCTGCTGCGCCGCCCCCTGGTGGGCGTCCTGCTGGGCGCATGGCATGCCGCGTCAGGGGGAGAGCAGATCGGCACGAGCAGTTCGGCCGGCTCCGCCGCCCGCCGCTACGCGGTGGCCACAGCGATCCTGGCCGGCATGTTCGCACTGCGGCTGGCGGTCGAAGTGCCCCTATACCTGGTCGGAGAGGCGGCCGTGAGTGTTCTGGGAATAGCCCGCCTCCTGCTGGGACTGCCCTTGTTCGCCGTGACTTTGTGGTTCGTGTGGCTGGTCATCGGCCCGGTTCTCAGGCAGCCGGAAACCAGTCAAGCCGACTCAGGCGACTCGTCCCCGGGGCTGGCCGAGCCGGTGTCCTGAGCCGTCTGCTGCGCGGCGGTGAATATCGCCGGCACCTGATCCAGGACCGCCTCACCGGCCTGGGCAGTAAGGAACAGCAGCTCGTCGCCCCGCTCGAAGCGGTCATCGGGACCCGGTCGAAGCGGCCGGAAGTCCCGCAGTATCGTGGCCAGCACCGTGTGCGGCGGCAGCTTCACCCCACTGACCAGCTCACCAATCACGGGCGAGTCATCCGGCAGCGTGAGCTCGTGCATGAGCACTCCGGACTGGTGGAAGGTGAACACTGGTACCAGCGAACCGACGCTTACCGCCTCCTCCACCAGCGCGGTCATGATTCGCGGGGTCGACACGGCCACGTCCACCCCCCAGGTGTCGTCGAACAGCCACTCGTTCTTCGGGTTGTTCACTCGTGCCACCGTGCGTGGAACCGCGTACTCGGTCTTGGCCAGCAGGGAGATGACCAGGTTGGCCTTGTCATCCCCGGTGGCGGAAACCACCACGTCACAGTCGCCGGCTCCCGCGTCGGCCAGGGAGCCCAGGTCGCAGGCATCCGCCAGCTGCCAGTCCGCCTCGGGCACGGAGGCGATACGCATTGCGTCGGGGGCGCGGTCCACCAGGGTCACATCGTGCCCGTGGCTGATGAGCTCGCGGGCGATCGAGCGTCCCACCGAGCCGGCTCCGGCAATCAGGATCTTCATGGCTATACCTCCTGTGCGGGCGGGCGGGAGAGGGCGCGTTGCAGGGCCCCGAGCTGCTGGGCGGTAGCGGCCACGTGCAGCCGGTCGTGCTCCTGGATACGGGTGTCCGGCTGTGGGATCACGGCCCCGGACCCGCGCGAGATCCAAGCGACCCGCACGCCGAGCCGTTCCTCCAGTGCGCCCACTGCGGTGCCGATCCATGCGGCGGACACGTCCGGCTGGACCAGCCCCACCGCCCCGGAGGGATCCATGAACTCCCGCGCGGTTCCACCGGGCAGCACGCGACGCATCATGTGCTCGGCGGTCTGCCGCACAGTCGCCACCGTGGGAATTCCGAGCCGCTCGTAGACATCGGCCCGAGTGGCGTCATAGATCCGGGCCACCACGTGCTCCACGCCGAACAACTCGCGCGCCACGCGCGCGGCGATGATGTTGGAGTTGTCCCCGTTGGAAACGGCGGCAAAGGCGTAGGCCTCGTCTATGCCGGCCTGCTCCAGGGCATCGCGGTCGAAGCCGATGCCCTTGATCTTGCGGCCGTTGAATGTCGACGGCAGTCGCCGGAAGGCGTCGGAGTTGCGGTCGATAACGGCCACCGAATGACCCATACGGTCCAGCTGGGTGGCCATGGAGGCCCCCACTCGGCCGCAGCCCATGATGACGAAGTGCACGGGGTGAACGGTACTCCGTCATCAGCGGGGAGGGGCGGGTGTCAGGCGTGCGGGAGGGTTGGCCCGATCAGGACGGGGACGTAGCATCATCGTTCGTGCGTGACTTCGCCGACCCCGTCAAGCGGCTCCCCGCTGGCTCCCCGGCACCCGGCCCGGCTCCGGGCGGCGCCCTGCTGCCCAAGCGCGTGGCCCTGCCGGCATTAGCCGCCCCGACCCTGTCCGGCGTCGGCTACGCACCGGATGCGATTCTCACAACGCTGGCAGTTGCGGGAGTAACCGCTACGGCAGCGTCGTCCTGGGTGATGCTCGCAGCTGTCGGCCTGCTCATCATTGTGGTCGTCTCATACCGGCAGATCGCTTACGCCTATCCCGGCAGCAGCGACTACGAGGTAGCCGCCTCGGGCCTCGGGCACCGGGCGGGCGTGGCAACCGCCGCGGCCATGCTCTGGGACTACGTGCTCATTGTCGCAGTCTCCACCTGTGCCGCCACCAGCTACCTGGCCTCCGTCGTCCCCGGGCTGGCCGCCCACAAGCAGGCCGGGGCGGTGGCGGTTACCACCGTCCTGGCCGTGATGAACCTGCGCGGAAAGCGACGACCGGGAGGCGCCTTCGCGCTGTGCACCTATGTGTACTTGGCGGCGGTGGCCGCCACGGCCGTGAGCGGCCTGATCCAGGAACTGGCCGGCAACCTGGGGCGGGCTCCCTCCGCGGGCTACGAGTTGGCCTCTCAGGACGGCTGGGAGCAGGGGCTGACCGGCCTGGCCGGCGTCCTGCTCATCCTGCGGGCCTGGGCCTTGGGCGGCGTCGCCCTGACCGGCGTGGGGGAGATCGTCAGAGCCGTGCCCGGCTTCCGCCGGCCCAAGTCCAGGAACGCCGCCACCACCTTGCTGATGCTCGGGCTCATCACCGGCGCCATGCTGCTGAGCGTGATGCACCTCGCAGGCGCCGTCGGCGTGCGTCTCGCCGCAGACCCCGCAACCGGGCTGCTGGACCATGGGGCGCCACTGGGCGCGGAGTACCACCAGGAGCCTGTACTGGCGCAGATCGCCGCCGCCGTGTTCGCCGGCTTCCCGCCCATGTTCTACCTCGTGAGCGTAACTACCGGCCTCGTTCTGGTTCTGGCGGCCGATACCGCATTCAGCGGCTTCCCCGCACTGGCCGGGGCGCTCGGCCGCGACCAGTTCCTGCCCCGCCGACTCTCGCGGCGCGGCGACCGTCCGGCCTATGCGCGGCGCGCCATCGTGCTGTGGGTCGGGGCAGTCGCCCTCATAGCCGGATGCCAGGCAAGCGTCAGCCGCCTCGTACAGCTATACATCGTCGGCCTGCTCATCTCCCTGACACTTGCGCAAATCGGCGTGGTGCGCCACTGGAACCAGCAGCTGGCCACGGCCACCGACCCCACCATCCGCCGCCGTGTGCGGCGCTCGCGGATCATCAACAGCGTTGGCGCGGTGTTAACCGGCGCTGCGCTGCTGCTGCTGGTGCCGACCAGCCTTGCCCAAGGCGCCTGGGCCGCCCCGGTCATCGCCTCGGCCGTACTGGTGGGCCTGTACCTGGCCATGAGTGGTATTCGCCGCCATTACCGGAGCTTCGACCGGGAGATTGCCATTAGCGGCCCGGATACCCCCCGGTTGACGCCCGCACGCCTACACGCCGTCGTCCTGGTCTCCCGCCTGCACCGGCCGGCCCTGAGAGCACTGAACTACGCCCTGTCCACGCAGCCGTCCTCCATCGAAGCCGTTACCGTGGATGTGGGCGACGGTGCCGCTGACCAGCTCCTGCGGGACTGGGCGGATGCCGGGCTGCCCGTTCCGCTCACGGTGCTCAACTCGCCGCTCCACGACGTTATCGACCCCGTGGTCTCCTATGTGCGCAGCGCGCGGGCGGACTCGCCCCGGGAACTGGTAGGAGTATTCCTGCCCGAGTACCGGCCGAGGCGCTGGTGGGAGCAGGCTCTGCACAACCGGACCGCGCAACGTCTGAGGGCGGCTCTGCGGCTCACCCCCGGAGTGGTGGTCGCCCCGGTGCCCTGGTGGCTGGGTGCGCCGTCGGACCGGGACAATACGCACGTTGCCATCGGCCGCAGACCCGCCGGCTCACGGGAACCGGAATTCCGCCACCAGTCCCAGACGCAGGAGAACGCATGACCCCCCGCCGCCGTAACGCCCCGCCCCGCCCGCCGGCCCCCGCGCCGACGACCCCGGAGTACCTGACCCTTGCCGTAGGGGCCCCAGCCCACGGCGGGCATTGCGTTGCCCGCCCGCTAGACGATCCCTCCGGGCACGTGGTGTTCGTCCGCCATGCCCTGCCCGGCGAGCAGGTGCGGGCGGTGATGACGGAGAAGAACTCCAAG is from Actinomyces sp. 432 and encodes:
- a CDS encoding DUF4193 domain-containing protein; translation: MATDYDAPRKNDDEPEADSIEELTARQKDQSSEAIEEDENEVAEGFELPGADLSREELSVHVVPQLEDEFTCSECFLVHHRSSLAYVDEQTGLPVCTDCAG
- a CDS encoding DUF3710 domain-containing protein, with the protein product MGLFSRRHRDDGIDDARDDGRDDAADVAVGPGESTPSKPEDVGVGPWDAADAPDETAFAGLVDLGALRVPAVDGMQIRMERAGQGGEASAVVLILGGSTMELRAFAAPRTAGIWDELRADITAQLTRAKATFELVEGDYGTEIIAQLPVRTPEGRTGTMAARFIGVDGPRWFLRGVLQGRAATDPDAARQLREVFAGTVVVRDGVARPPREILPLHAPGATAAPEAEELPGLDPLQPGPTIAEVR
- a CDS encoding OB-fold nucleic acid binding domain-containing protein, whose translation is MSRRSGTVRVARLFKRLRPARRPRLDSGAAAAVGAHAPSTRPGDILIKDLAPRRRAHVSGVLRAVTYRPASAKPVLVGQLDDGTGVVNLIWIGRRAIVGIEPGARLRAEGMVVSGRTRPSIYNPLYELLGEDI
- a CDS encoding DUF3159 domain-containing protein; translated protein: MTERPAAAAPPARDDGRSGLGALDADRFDAAAAVGGWRGILESAVPTLVFICVLAARPQALVPALLASLAVSALALLARLRGRQPLTQVLGGAALAAISALWAWRTGSATNFYATGLVINALWLAATGGSLLLRRPLVGVLLGAWHAASGGEQIGTSSSAGSAARRYAVATAILAGMFALRLAVEVPLYLVGEAAVSVLGIARLLLGLPLFAVTLWFVWLVIGPVLRQPETSQADSGDSSPGLAEPVS
- a CDS encoding potassium channel family protein, translated to MKILIAGAGSVGRSIARELISHGHDVTLVDRAPDAMRIASVPEADWQLADACDLGSLADAGAGDCDVVVSATGDDKANLVISLLAKTEYAVPRTVARVNNPKNEWLFDDTWGVDVAVSTPRIMTALVEEAVSVGSLVPVFTFHQSGVLMHELTLPDDSPVIGELVSGVKLPPHTVLATILRDFRPLRPGPDDRFERGDELLFLTAQAGEAVLDQVPAIFTAAQQTAQDTGSASPGDESPESA
- a CDS encoding potassium channel family protein, whose amino-acid sequence is MHFVIMGCGRVGASMATQLDRMGHSVAVIDRNSDAFRRLPSTFNGRKIKGIGFDRDALEQAGIDEAYAFAAVSNGDNSNIIAARVARELFGVEHVVARIYDATRADVYERLGIPTVATVRQTAEHMMRRVLPGGTAREFMDPSGAVGLVQPDVSAAWIGTAVGALEERLGVRVAWISRGSGAVIPQPDTRIQEHDRLHVAATAQQLGALQRALSRPPAQEV
- a CDS encoding APC family permease, which gives rise to MRDFADPVKRLPAGSPAPGPAPGGALLPKRVALPALAAPTLSGVGYAPDAILTTLAVAGVTATAASSWVMLAAVGLLIIVVVSYRQIAYAYPGSSDYEVAASGLGHRAGVATAAAMLWDYVLIVAVSTCAATSYLASVVPGLAAHKQAGAVAVTTVLAVMNLRGKRRPGGAFALCTYVYLAAVAATAVSGLIQELAGNLGRAPSAGYELASQDGWEQGLTGLAGVLLILRAWALGGVALTGVGEIVRAVPGFRRPKSRNAATTLLMLGLITGAMLLSVMHLAGAVGVRLAADPATGLLDHGAPLGAEYHQEPVLAQIAAAVFAGFPPMFYLVSVTTGLVLVLAADTAFSGFPALAGALGRDQFLPRRLSRRGDRPAYARRAIVLWVGAVALIAGCQASVSRLVQLYIVGLLISLTLAQIGVVRHWNQQLATATDPTIRRRVRRSRIINSVGAVLTGAALLLLVPTSLAQGAWAAPVIASAVLVGLYLAMSGIRRHYRSFDREIAISGPDTPRLTPARLHAVVLVSRLHRPALRALNYALSTQPSSIEAVTVDVGDGAADQLLRDWADAGLPVPLTVLNSPLHDVIDPVVSYVRSARADSPRELVGVFLPEYRPRRWWEQALHNRTAQRLRAALRLTPGVVVAPVPWWLGAPSDRDNTHVAIGRRPAGSREPEFRHQSQTQENA